A region from the Halanaeroarchaeum sulfurireducens genome encodes:
- a CDS encoding TATA-box-binding protein, with protein sequence MGGLAVEVVNIVAGGDLRVEVDIEELANDSKLPVANYEPENNATFLRFEEDGELIILYTSGKYILRGGDDFDTMYQVNDRFLSNLTEMGLEFSDPSLEVKNVVSVGELEKDIELNALMIALGLEDTEYEPEQFPGLIYRPDSTRCVLLVFSSGKVVITGGRTAEEDEEAFLRLQNQVNDLL encoded by the coding sequence ATGGGTGGACTAGCAGTTGAAGTTGTGAATATTGTGGCAGGAGGTGATCTAAGGGTTGAAGTAGATATTGAGGAACTCGCTAATGACTCAAAGCTGCCCGTTGCCAACTACGAGCCCGAGAATAACGCTACTTTCCTTCGATTCGAAGAAGACGGCGAACTAATAATTCTGTATACCTCTGGGAAATACATTCTCCGTGGAGGTGATGACTTCGACACGATGTACCAGGTCAACGATCGGTTCTTGTCCAATCTCACAGAGATGGGGCTGGAATTCAGTGACCCATCGCTTGAGGTGAAGAACGTAGTCTCAGTCGGGGAACTTGAGAAAGATATTGAGCTGAACGCGCTGATGATCGCATTAGGGTTAGAAGATACAGAATATGAGCCCGAGCAATTCCCCGGTTTGATTTATCGGCCTGATTCTACTCGCTGTGTCTTGTTGGTCTTCTCCAGTGGGAAAGTAGTCATCACGGGTGGACGTACTGCTGAAGAAGACGAAGAAGCCTTTCTCCGCCTCCAGAATCAGGTAAATGACCTTCTGTAA
- the pglX gene encoding BREX-5 system adenine-specific DNA-methyltransferase PglX, with product MASDSLSQRKAQLDKEEREHLEDVVNKMRERVEDNVEFQLTQKGLDDQPDDSESLDEDTQQLVEAIELEAVDGHTWNEAFEQYVTGVGYTIVNRLAALRMMEVRDFIDEEVTVFKENGLTPAAETLVNEEFLLEDEAILEAYHNACDDLAEEIDILFDRSSAYSLINPDDDTFGNLAGMLDEVPDEVWRGDDVLGWVYEYYNVKLLDDLRRKGDREGLEPEDVPPANQFYTPHWVVRMLTDNSLGKLYLEHTGELQDVVETQEELTPEERKNRPLSPDESPDIADFCTYLVPSEEEGEPTDFDHPEELRVIDPACGSGHFLLYAFDILERIWRAETDVPDAEIPRKILKHNLFGVDLDMRAVQLAAFNLYLKGRTRAEAEGADTFEMPDVGIVGADATVANVEGVEAVFDEVAGDDEIVEQALRHILDAFEEVHGLGSLLDVRGTLGGLFEDDADIGGTQLTLGDDPRESHTLGQVLHSLRMAVEEHRNRDSFLAQDLRSFVRLLDILAQDYDVALMNPPYGSRNRMPESVKAYVKEHYSYKPDFYINFFEVCESLTREGGRIGMLVPRTFMYKRTFEDFRTDFIGEKGAFDFLAEYGIGVLDNATVRTVGTVVRRSDTDGDQVGDFYRLHDLDKEQKEYGFLTAAYTADETHESDQIKRHYRVPISEFAKVPGGPISYWVPESVRDLFTSEYALDSERGNVDKHSAGKAKVGMQTGYDARFARQFWEVGDFEQWAPYAKGGTDAWVVPQVDEVLFWSDEGREVRRFEGSYMRNDQFYFSEALVFNRIKETGRRFGYLSEHSVFSDTGMVYIPNSEIWKMLGYTNSELMNYLMISLTIGRHWNVGEVGRVPWPTQLESVDEIEAEAKRQYQTMLNLRSIDPNSPYYAGSSLLPADYEPKPTNHPHRADAEEAIEITFDRGARENTIQELARHAQRMKSTYRATLERSAHRIDDLIYAKLGLPEKVRPAIRQEIFVRTAEDPEDREIPDPESVPEVPENIEEEVKDLVHHFAMEAVRKESDGIIPLHGDNQPEMLDRIVERFEDAYEEHAEDRLVEVDEILGAKSATDEAYPNLRTFIEEDLFDYHVDRMENTPILWRLTTERLIADATGEGFACFVDYHSLDSSLFDRLTNQYLEPRKAELRERRSAANRRRGDDSLSASEQAEAAEQYDRCASGLDQIAVFEDVLQDLGSTDERDFDDEDRKRVEELAPKIAAFREETRERVATLAELRERQGEAWFQDTFSDNFWNAVDEWRDEWIDALKDLEHACEAYAKPVDEPVEAHLADLFDYFNWRLKGSDHYSSSGILFMTYYFEREGADLLDEDGQPYDTLTEGERLLASLATGLDNPDVVDEGYLEAIADDEGVDDVADLPPLAEFKALAEEIDDRCQTVDERIPSDWADRALSEITTAGYQPNHKHGVEINITPLAEAKIVPKTVDDKVL from the coding sequence ATGGCAAGCGATTCTCTATCCCAACGGAAGGCCCAATTGGACAAGGAAGAGCGTGAACACCTCGAAGACGTCGTCAACAAGATGCGCGAGCGCGTCGAAGACAACGTCGAGTTCCAGCTAACGCAGAAGGGGCTTGATGACCAACCCGATGACAGCGAGTCGCTAGACGAGGACACTCAGCAGCTCGTAGAGGCTATCGAACTCGAAGCAGTCGATGGCCACACCTGGAACGAGGCCTTCGAGCAGTACGTCACCGGCGTCGGATACACGATCGTGAACCGCCTCGCGGCACTCCGGATGATGGAGGTCCGGGACTTCATCGACGAGGAAGTCACCGTCTTCAAGGAAAATGGTCTGACGCCCGCTGCCGAGACGCTCGTCAACGAGGAGTTCCTGCTGGAGGACGAGGCCATCCTCGAAGCCTACCACAATGCCTGCGACGACCTCGCCGAGGAGATTGATATCCTCTTCGACCGCTCCTCCGCCTACAGTTTGATCAATCCGGACGACGATACGTTCGGAAACCTCGCAGGGATGCTCGATGAGGTTCCGGACGAGGTCTGGCGCGGCGACGACGTGCTCGGCTGGGTCTACGAATACTACAACGTCAAGCTACTCGACGACCTTCGACGGAAGGGCGACCGCGAGGGTCTCGAACCCGAAGACGTTCCGCCGGCGAATCAGTTCTACACGCCTCACTGGGTCGTCAGAATGCTCACTGACAACTCTCTGGGGAAGCTCTACCTCGAGCACACTGGCGAACTCCAGGATGTCGTCGAGACGCAGGAGGAGTTAACCCCGGAGGAGCGGAAGAACCGACCGCTCTCTCCCGACGAGTCGCCCGACATTGCCGACTTCTGTACATACCTCGTTCCCTCTGAAGAGGAAGGCGAACCGACCGACTTCGATCACCCGGAAGAGCTTCGCGTCATCGACCCTGCATGTGGTAGTGGGCATTTCCTCCTGTATGCATTCGACATCCTGGAGCGCATCTGGCGTGCTGAAACCGACGTGCCCGACGCGGAGATTCCGCGGAAGATTCTAAAGCACAACCTCTTCGGCGTCGACCTGGACATGCGCGCGGTGCAGCTCGCCGCTTTCAACCTCTATCTGAAGGGCCGCACCCGTGCGGAAGCCGAGGGAGCCGACACCTTCGAAATGCCCGACGTGGGCATCGTCGGCGCCGATGCCACGGTCGCCAACGTGGAGGGAGTCGAGGCTGTTTTTGACGAAGTGGCTGGCGACGACGAAATTGTCGAGCAGGCCCTGCGGCACATTCTCGACGCCTTCGAAGAGGTTCACGGGCTTGGAAGTCTGCTGGACGTGCGCGGCACCCTGGGAGGCCTCTTCGAGGACGACGCCGACATCGGAGGCACACAGTTGACGCTCGGCGACGACCCACGGGAGAGCCATACCTTGGGGCAGGTGTTACACAGTCTGCGAATGGCGGTGGAGGAGCACCGAAACCGGGATTCGTTCCTCGCGCAGGACCTGCGGAGCTTTGTGCGGCTGTTGGATATTCTGGCGCAGGACTACGATGTGGCACTGATGAACCCGCCATATGGATCGCGGAATCGGATGCCTGAGTCGGTGAAAGCGTATGTGAAAGAGCACTACTCTTACAAGCCAGACTTCTACATCAACTTCTTCGAAGTGTGTGAGTCCCTCACTAGGGAAGGAGGGCGGATCGGGATGCTCGTGCCGCGGACCTTCATGTACAAGCGGACATTCGAAGACTTCCGGACGGACTTCATCGGTGAGAAAGGAGCCTTCGATTTCCTCGCAGAGTACGGCATCGGAGTGCTCGATAACGCAACTGTCCGTACCGTCGGAACCGTCGTGCGGAGGTCCGATACGGACGGGGATCAGGTCGGTGATTTCTACCGTCTTCACGACCTCGACAAAGAGCAGAAAGAGTACGGTTTCCTCACCGCGGCGTATACTGCGGACGAGACACACGAGAGCGACCAAATAAAGCGGCATTATCGGGTCCCGATCTCAGAATTCGCAAAAGTACCCGGCGGACCTATATCGTACTGGGTGCCAGAGTCTGTCCGCGATCTATTCACGTCGGAGTACGCTCTGGACAGCGAGCGAGGTAACGTCGACAAGCACAGCGCTGGGAAAGCCAAAGTGGGAATGCAAACCGGATACGACGCTCGTTTCGCAAGACAGTTCTGGGAAGTGGGAGACTTCGAGCAGTGGGCTCCCTACGCGAAGGGAGGAACGGACGCGTGGGTCGTCCCACAGGTAGACGAAGTCCTCTTCTGGTCGGACGAAGGGCGTGAAGTGAGGCGGTTTGAGGGGTCATACATGCGGAACGATCAGTTCTACTTCTCCGAGGCGCTGGTGTTCAATCGGATAAAGGAGACCGGACGCCGCTTCGGCTACCTGTCCGAACACTCCGTCTTCAGTGATACGGGAATGGTGTACATCCCTAACAGTGAGATTTGGAAGATGCTTGGATACACGAATAGTGAACTGATGAACTATTTGATGATATCTCTCACCATTGGCCGGCACTGGAATGTCGGAGAAGTCGGCCGTGTTCCGTGGCCGACGCAGTTGGAGTCGGTGGACGAGATTGAAGCGGAAGCGAAGCGCCAGTACCAGACGATGCTGAACCTCCGATCGATCGATCCGAACAGCCCGTACTATGCCGGTTCATCCCTCTTGCCGGCGGACTACGAACCGAAGCCGACAAACCACCCGCATCGCGCAGACGCCGAAGAAGCTATCGAGATTACATTCGACCGGGGTGCACGAGAAAACACGATTCAGGAACTCGCTCGTCATGCCCAGCGGATGAAATCAACGTACAGGGCCACGCTTGAACGTTCAGCGCACCGAATTGACGACCTCATCTATGCGAAGCTAGGCCTCCCGGAGAAGGTCCGGCCTGCGATACGGCAGGAAATATTTGTACGAACCGCCGAGGACCCCGAGGATCGCGAGATTCCAGACCCCGAGTCCGTCCCTGAGGTCCCTGAGAACATCGAGGAGGAAGTCAAGGACCTCGTCCACCACTTCGCGATGGAGGCCGTCCGCAAAGAGTCAGACGGCATCATTCCACTCCACGGCGATAACCAACCCGAGATGCTCGACCGCATCGTCGAGCGTTTCGAAGACGCTTACGAAGAGCACGCTGAGGACCGCCTCGTCGAAGTCGACGAAATCCTCGGCGCCAAGTCCGCCACCGACGAGGCCTACCCCAACCTCCGAACATTCATCGAGGAGGACCTGTTCGACTATCACGTCGATCGGATGGAGAACACGCCGATCCTCTGGCGGCTCACCACCGAGCGCCTCATCGCCGACGCGACGGGCGAAGGCTTCGCCTGCTTCGTCGACTACCACAGCCTCGATTCGAGCCTGTTCGATCGCCTCACGAACCAGTATCTCGAACCGCGGAAGGCCGAACTCCGGGAACGGCGGAGTGCTGCAAACCGCCGCCGGGGCGACGACTCGCTCTCAGCCAGCGAGCAAGCCGAGGCTGCCGAACAGTACGACCGCTGTGCGAGTGGACTCGACCAGATCGCCGTCTTCGAGGACGTGCTCCAGGACCTCGGCAGCACTGACGAACGGGACTTCGACGATGAGGACCGGAAACGCGTCGAGGAACTGGCTCCGAAGATTGCTGCTTTCCGGGAGGAAACCCGCGAGCGCGTCGCGACGCTGGCAGAACTGCGAGAGCGCCAGGGCGAGGCGTGGTTCCAGGACACGTTTTCGGACAACTTCTGGAATGCCGTCGACGAGTGGCGCGACGAGTGGATCGACGCGCTCAAGGATCTCGAACACGCCTGCGAGGCATACGCCAAGCCCGTCGACGAACCTGTCGAGGCCCACCTGGCGGACTTATTCGACTACTTCAACTGGCGGCTCAAGGGGTCGGACCACTACTCCAGTTCGGGTATCCTGTTCATGACCTATTACTTCGAGCGGGAGGGGGCCGACCTGCTCGACGAGGACGGTCAGCCGTACGACACACTTACCGAGGGGGAACGGCTGCTCGCCTCGCTCGCAACGGGCCTCGACAATCCAGACGTAGTCGACGAGGGATACCTCGAAGCGATTGCCGACGACGAAGGCGTCGATGACGTTGCTGACCTCCCGCCGCTTGCTGAATTCAAAGCGCTGGCCGAGGAGATAGACGATCGCTGCCAAACAGTGGACGAGCGTATTCCCTCTGACTGGGCCGACCGTGCGCTCTCGGAGATCACGACCGCCGGCTACCAGCCGAATCACAAACACGGCGTCGAAATCAATATCACGCCGCTCGCCGAGGCCAAAATCGTTCCGAAGACCGTCGACGACAAAGTCCTGTGA
- the pglZ gene encoding BREX-5 system phosphatase PglZ, giving the protein MPATKTLPQSATEVLERAIDDAPDDDPVVLWWDDGGYLRDVVERVSQSLGCAFYAAEQTPLELREDAPREQTVWYVPQPYTDDVDWFRDVENTGGVIEQHVGKLAAHCFENDRLQAASIRTAYEDAAADDRDHVANILRQGLDGDGGLPSLQALQTKIVLDGHEDPVQFVLEHGAENLPEDAEDLLKIRDLLVDKGVTAVAGVTDGKELVRRTRRWAVAEWLVDAGLNASVLEAEYRPESRSGLGITRPELQSLLSKVGAERSVELAEIYLDPSTRFWHDVLRTHEDPWTLADCPVDASLEHELWDDWTQSFHDGEYETCATKASRRQERLESAYGDVPWTQVWAQALEVANLAHELETWEERSDTTDVVELYGDVDDGTWQIDNAVFNLIISGEPEQFLPDEHPATATLDDVRTSLTESRYLEYLSDLGDLVVDQIEAGSPFVGENYAHQFFNQEQEHLQSGQSVALFIVDALRFDLAHELAESVRRELPSLEVDETPWVGTLPSDTEFGKAALTPGGKFSFNIELDDGELIPERNGRKITNYQREQLLKDDGWNYIMQSEDQESGWGETRVAFYWNDIDKAGEEELTDFEGVFSDRIDEITRIIREKLGNNGFDRAYILADHGFVSLPQNIDIDDIHPPDEAEKVTRRWVAGKNLDEDAPGVLLDENAHLGYLDDETKISALADPIQRFRNQGLPDARFYHGGVLPQEFVLNFVTITQE; this is encoded by the coding sequence ATGCCTGCAACAAAGACCCTTCCACAGTCGGCGACCGAAGTCCTCGAACGAGCAATCGATGATGCACCCGACGACGACCCGGTCGTCCTCTGGTGGGACGACGGTGGCTACCTCCGGGACGTCGTCGAGCGCGTGAGTCAATCGCTGGGCTGTGCCTTTTATGCGGCCGAACAGACGCCCCTCGAATTGCGTGAAGACGCGCCCCGCGAACAAACCGTCTGGTACGTCCCACAGCCATACACCGACGACGTGGACTGGTTCAGGGACGTCGAGAACACCGGCGGCGTCATCGAGCAGCACGTCGGCAAACTCGCAGCGCACTGTTTCGAAAACGATCGCTTGCAGGCCGCCTCGATTCGCACGGCCTACGAGGATGCCGCCGCGGACGACCGCGACCACGTCGCGAATATCCTCCGGCAGGGACTCGACGGCGATGGTGGCTTACCCTCCCTGCAAGCCCTCCAGACGAAGATCGTCCTCGACGGCCACGAGGACCCGGTGCAGTTCGTCCTCGAACACGGCGCAGAGAACCTTCCCGAGGACGCCGAGGACCTGTTGAAGATTCGCGACCTTCTCGTCGACAAAGGCGTCACGGCAGTCGCGGGCGTCACTGACGGGAAGGAACTGGTCCGGCGGACGCGGCGCTGGGCGGTCGCGGAGTGGCTCGTCGATGCAGGACTGAATGCATCGGTCCTCGAAGCCGAATACCGACCCGAGTCCCGGTCGGGACTCGGGATCACCCGGCCCGAACTCCAGTCGCTGTTGAGCAAAGTCGGGGCCGAGCGTTCCGTGGAGCTGGCCGAAATCTATCTCGATCCGAGCACCCGTTTCTGGCACGACGTGTTGCGAACCCACGAGGACCCGTGGACCCTCGCCGACTGTCCGGTAGATGCCTCCCTCGAACACGAACTCTGGGACGACTGGACGCAGTCCTTCCACGATGGCGAGTACGAGACGTGCGCAACGAAGGCATCCAGGCGCCAGGAGCGTCTCGAGAGTGCCTACGGCGACGTTCCGTGGACGCAGGTATGGGCGCAAGCCCTCGAGGTGGCCAACCTCGCCCACGAACTCGAAACCTGGGAGGAACGCAGTGACACGACCGACGTCGTCGAGCTATACGGCGACGTCGACGACGGGACCTGGCAGATCGACAACGCCGTTTTCAACCTCATCATCTCGGGCGAACCCGAGCAATTCCTCCCTGATGAGCATCCCGCGACAGCGACCCTCGACGACGTGCGGACGTCACTGACGGAGTCGAGATACCTCGAATACCTCAGTGACCTTGGGGATCTCGTCGTCGATCAGATCGAGGCCGGCTCGCCGTTCGTCGGGGAAAACTACGCCCACCAGTTCTTCAATCAGGAGCAGGAACACCTCCAGAGTGGCCAGAGCGTTGCGTTATTTATCGTCGACGCGCTGCGCTTCGACCTCGCACACGAACTCGCCGAATCCGTCCGTCGTGAACTCCCCAGCCTCGAAGTCGACGAGACCCCCTGGGTTGGAACGCTCCCATCGGACACCGAGTTCGGGAAGGCAGCGCTCACGCCCGGCGGCAAGTTCAGTTTCAACATCGAACTCGACGATGGAGAACTCATTCCCGAACGCAACGGCCGCAAAATCACCAACTACCAACGAGAGCAGCTGCTGAAAGACGACGGCTGGAATTACATCATGCAGAGTGAGGATCAAGAGTCTGGCTGGGGCGAGACTCGGGTTGCTTTTTACTGGAACGACATCGACAAGGCCGGCGAGGAGGAATTGACCGATTTCGAGGGCGTGTTCAGCGACCGAATTGACGAGATCACTCGGATCATCCGTGAGAAACTTGGAAATAATGGATTCGACCGTGCCTACATCCTCGCCGATCACGGCTTCGTCTCCCTTCCGCAGAACATCGACATCGACGACATCCATCCACCAGATGAAGCCGAAAAGGTGACGCGAAGATGGGTAGCTGGCAAGAATCTTGATGAAGATGCACCTGGCGTCCTACTCGACGAGAACGCTCACCTCGGTTATCTTGACGACGAAACGAAGATCAGTGCTCTCGCGGACCCTATTCAACGCTTCCGCAACCAGGGACTACCGGACGCCCGCTTCTACCACGGTGGTGTTCTTCCGCAAGAGTTTGTACTGAACTTCGTTACGATTACGCAGGAGTGA